In Deltaproteobacteria bacterium, the following proteins share a genomic window:
- a CDS encoding type Z 30S ribosomal protein S14 gives MAKTSLMVKAARKPKFKVRGYNRCPLCGRARAFFRRFGMCRLCFRKKALNGELPGVVKSSW, from the coding sequence ATGGCAAAGACAAGTTTAATGGTGAAGGCGGCACGCAAACCTAAATTCAAAGTAAGAGGTTATAACCGTTGTCCGTTGTGCGGGAGAGCACGGGCTTTTTTTAGACGGTTTGGAATGTGTCGTCTTTGCTTTCGTAAAAAAGCCTTAAATGGTGAATTGCCGGGCGTTGTGAAATCAAGCTGGTAG
- the rplF gene encoding 50S ribosomal protein L6 → MSRVGKRPIVLAKEVQASIQETKLTVKGPKGTLSLNIPPLVHVAVETGNVVVTRKQEDSLSRAQHGMVRNLIQNMVDGVTKNFSKDLEIQGVGFRAELKGKALQLSLGFSHPVLFPIPEGIQIQVNNQTRLTIQGCDKALVGQISANIRGLKPPEPYQGKGIRYVNEVVRRKAGKAAAGAAGG, encoded by the coding sequence ATGTCACGCGTGGGTAAAAGACCGATTGTGTTAGCCAAAGAGGTGCAAGCCTCTATTCAGGAGACAAAGTTGACTGTCAAGGGTCCTAAGGGAACTTTGTCTCTCAACATTCCTCCTTTAGTTCATGTTGCTGTGGAAACCGGAAATGTCGTTGTGACCCGTAAACAGGAAGACAGTTTAAGCCGTGCCCAACACGGGATGGTAAGAAATTTAATTCAAAATATGGTTGATGGCGTTACAAAAAATTTTTCGAAGGATCTTGAAATTCAGGGAGTCGGATTTCGCGCCGAGCTAAAAGGAAAAGCGTTACAACTTTCTTTGGGCTTTTCACATCCGGTGTTGTTTCCAATTCCCGAAGGGATTCAAATTCAGGTAAACAATCAAACGCGTCTTACCATTCAAGGGTGTGACAAAGCGCTGGTGGGACAAATTTCAGCAAATATTCGTGGTTTAAAACCCCCCGAACCGTATCAAGGTAAAGGGATTCGTTATGTAAATGAAGTGGTCCGGCGTAAAGCTGGGAAAGCGGCGGCAGGTGCCGCAGGCGGGTAA
- the rpsH gene encoding 30S ribosomal protein S8, which produces MMMTDPLADMLTRVRNAIMMRHEQVTIPHSRFKESVLKVLKKEGFVVDFETVGSGTKKALVVALKYASDGTAAITNIRKVSKPGRRFFGGYEELKPFRGGLGVRILTTSKGVVSESEARNQKLGGEILVEVW; this is translated from the coding sequence ATTATGATGACAGATCCATTAGCCGACATGCTGACAAGAGTTCGTAACGCCATTATGATGCGTCATGAACAGGTGACCATTCCGCATTCGCGTTTCAAAGAGTCGGTGTTGAAGGTTTTGAAAAAAGAAGGTTTCGTAGTCGATTTCGAAACCGTTGGAAGTGGGACAAAAAAAGCGCTTGTGGTTGCATTGAAATATGCTTCCGATGGAACGGCGGCGATTACCAATATCCGCAAAGTCAGCAAACCGGGGCGCCGTTTTTTTGGCGGCTATGAGGAATTAAAACCGTTTCGCGGTGGTTTGGGAGTTCGAATTTTAACAACGTCCAAAGGTGTTGTCAGTGAATCAGAGGCACGTAATCAAAAATTGGGCGGAGAAATTTTGGTAGAGGTTTGGTAA
- the rplR gene encoding 50S ribosomal protein L18 codes for MKKAVSKRELGRLKRKLRTREKLSGNAEKPRLCVFKSAKHLYAQLVDDSAGKTLASCSSVDKQLKGKVKATLDGAKEIGKVLAERALSKGIKKVVFDRSGFRYHGQLKALADSARETGLQF; via the coding sequence ATGAAAAAAGCAGTCAGCAAAAGAGAATTAGGTAGATTAAAACGAAAACTGAGAACTCGTGAAAAGCTTTCGGGCAATGCAGAAAAGCCTCGCCTTTGTGTTTTTAAAAGCGCGAAGCATCTCTATGCGCAATTGGTCGATGATTCCGCGGGAAAAACACTGGCAAGCTGTTCCAGTGTCGACAAACAATTAAAAGGAAAAGTAAAAGCCACTCTTGATGGTGCCAAAGAAATTGGAAAAGTTTTGGCAGAGAGAGCTTTGTCAAAAGGAATTAAAAAAGTTGTTTTTGACCGTAGCGGTTTCCGCTACCACGGTCAGCTGAAAGCCTTGGCCGACAGCGCAAGAGAAACAGGATTGCAGTTTTAA